A region of Flavobacterium indicum GPTSA100-9 = DSM 17447 DNA encodes the following proteins:
- a CDS encoding CoA transferase subunit A, whose translation MISRKVNNVQEALEGIQDGMTIMLGGFGLCGIPENSIAELVRKNVTDLTCISNNAGVDDFGLGLLLQKKQIKKMISSYVGENAEFERQMLSGELEVELTPQGTLAEKCRAAQAGIPAFFTPAGYGTEVAEGKEVREFNGKMHVLEHAYKADFSIVKAWKGDEAGNLIFKGTARNFNAPMAGAAKITIAEVEELVPAGTLNPNEIHIPGIMVNRIFQGEKFEKRIEQRTVRQK comes from the coding sequence ATGATTTCTAGAAAAGTGAATAACGTTCAGGAAGCTTTAGAAGGAATTCAAGACGGAATGACAATTATGTTAGGTGGTTTCGGATTGTGTGGAATTCCAGAAAATAGTATTGCTGAATTAGTACGAAAAAATGTAACCGACTTAACGTGTATTTCCAATAATGCAGGAGTAGACGATTTTGGATTGGGTTTATTATTGCAAAAGAAACAAATCAAAAAAATGATTTCTTCTTATGTAGGTGAAAATGCCGAATTTGAACGTCAAATGTTGTCTGGAGAATTAGAAGTGGAACTAACACCTCAAGGAACTTTAGCTGAAAAATGTAGAGCGGCGCAAGCAGGAATTCCGGCTTTCTTTACACCTGCGGGTTATGGAACTGAAGTAGCAGAAGGAAAAGAAGTGCGTGAATTTAACGGAAAAATGCATGTGTTAGAACATGCTTATAAAGCTGATTTTTCTATTGTTAAAGCATGGAAAGGGGACGAAGCAGGAAATTTAATTTTTAAAGGAACCGCACGTAATTTTAATGCCCCTATGGCAGGAGCTGCAAAAATCACCATCGCTGAGGTAGAAGAATTAGTGCCAGCAGGAACCTTGAATCCAAATGAAATTCACATCCCAGGAATTATGGTAAATCGTATTTTCCAAGGTGAAAAGTTTGAAAAAAGAATTGAGCAACGAACGGTTCGTCAAAAGTAA
- a CDS encoding four helix bundle protein produces the protein MRNDKDNLIVKLTFEFALEIISFSEEIRKTNRFEMASQIFRSGTSIGANIREAQNAESKADFIHKFKISAKETDELLFWLELCQNSEFYPNPNEELFKKLQSINLIISKIISSSKKG, from the coding sequence ATGAGAAACGATAAAGATAATTTAATAGTAAAATTAACTTTTGAGTTTGCATTAGAAATAATAAGTTTTTCCGAAGAAATAAGAAAAACAAATCGTTTTGAAATGGCATCTCAAATTTTTAGAAGCGGAACTTCAATTGGAGCAAATATTAGAGAGGCTCAAAATGCCGAAAGCAAAGCAGATTTTATTCATAAGTTTAAAATTTCAGCAAAAGAAACAGATGAATTACTTTTTTGGTTAGAATTATGTCAAAATTCAGAATTCTACCCAAATCCTAATGAAGAATTATTTAAAAAATTACAATCAATAAATTTGATAATTTCTAAAATTATTTCCTCTTCTAAGAAAGGTTAA
- a CDS encoding CoA transferase subunit B translates to MALDKNQIAKRIAQEVKDGYYVNLGIGIPTLVANFVREDISVEFQSENGVLGMGPFPFEGEEDADIINAGKQTITTLPGASFFDSAFSFGMIRAQKVDLTILGAMEVSENGDIANWKIPGKMVKGMGGAMDLVASAENIIVAMMHVNKAGESKILKKCTLPLTGVGCVKKVVTELAVLEVTPKGFKLLERAPGVSVEDIIKATEAELIIEGDIPEMSIN, encoded by the coding sequence ATGGCACTAGATAAAAATCAAATTGCAAAACGTATTGCACAAGAAGTAAAAGATGGATACTATGTGAATTTAGGAATTGGAATTCCAACATTGGTAGCCAATTTTGTGCGTGAAGATATATCGGTTGAATTTCAATCAGAAAATGGAGTTTTAGGCATGGGACCTTTCCCTTTTGAAGGAGAAGAAGATGCGGACATAATTAATGCAGGTAAACAAACCATCACAACTTTACCAGGCGCAAGTTTTTTCGACTCGGCGTTTAGTTTCGGAATGATTCGAGCACAAAAAGTTGATTTAACCATTTTAGGTGCTATGGAAGTTTCAGAAAACGGTGATATTGCCAACTGGAAAATCCCAGGTAAAATGGTAAAAGGTATGGGTGGTGCCATGGATTTAGTGGCTTCTGCAGAAAATATTATTGTGGCCATGATGCACGTGAATAAAGCAGGAGAATCAAAAATTCTTAAAAAATGTACGTTGCCGTTAACCGGTGTTGGTTGTGTGAAAAAAGTAGTAACTGAATTGGCTGTTTTGGAAGTAACTCCTAAAGGTTTTAAATTATTAGAACGTGCGCCAGGTGTTTCAGTAGAAGACATCATCAAAGCAACAGAAGCCGAATTAATCATTGAAGGTGATATACCTGAAATGAGTATTAATTAG
- a CDS encoding TonB-dependent receptor, protein MKKLNYLLLASFLMLSSFMYGQSTITGKVVDDANNTLANATVKLKGSNNSVTTTEDGSFTITSKEKEGSVLISFIGFETKEVSFKGSQNVGTVFLTSTSNAIEEVVVVGKGVVDLVKDRKTPVAVSTIKAAEIQAKIGSTDITQALVNTPSVYVAGQAGGFGDSRITVRGFQQDNTAFLLNGQPINGMEDGKMYWSNWSGMADIANAIQIQRGLGSSKLAISSVGGTVNFVTKATAKKEGGQVMATLANDDYLKTTAIYNTGKNAKGWGASFMFSQWSGDGYVEGTKGEGQTYFISVGFEPNEKHNFNFLVTGAPQYHDQNFTKPISDYLGFGRKYNNNYGYLNGEYLSERRNFYHKPVANFNWDWKINEKMNLSTVLYASWGRGGGTGNYGRGKKSFTGFNPYTNQNQSTYINFDQIFANNSNDNNGIGSNETSDPNRNNNYLIRASMNNHAWYGMVSNLNTKLNENLSLNVGLDLRTYHGDHYRQVSNFLGLNGWYETRPLRDNNHVIPNPNTLPIGTNTVTQYMPSEPWKAFFNTIDDNQKIDYDYSETISYGGLFGQLEYQKENVTAFFQGAISNQSHQRFDYYDYQEAYQDSEKVNNIGFNVKGGGSYNFAEKHTVYGNAGFYSRQPYHDNIYLNFTNAINPLTSNEDILGLEAGYTFKSKIFTTSLNLYRTTWENRVITTSAPVTSNTTIGGVNIAAGDIVYTSNLGAKQEHMGVELDFIFKPIDQLEIKGFGSYGDWKYKGNVVTRRYAEDLTFLDENLKDVDGSKVGDAAQTTWGLGAKYEIIKNFSIDMDWRNYDRLYANTVTKNNIELPNYDLVDAGISYKMLVGKDKKNSVNFRVNMNNIFDEVYLSEISATTSTGNVDGLFPTNGTDKEYKGINVKNNAYFGWGRTWNVSISYKF, encoded by the coding sequence ATGAAAAAATTAAATTATTTGCTACTTGCGTCATTTTTGATGTTAAGTTCATTTATGTATGGACAATCAACAATAACAGGAAAAGTTGTTGACGATGCCAATAATACTTTAGCTAACGCTACGGTAAAATTAAAAGGAAGTAACAATTCTGTTACAACTACAGAAGATGGAAGTTTTACAATTACTTCTAAAGAAAAAGAAGGTTCTGTTCTAATTTCTTTTATTGGTTTTGAAACAAAAGAGGTTTCATTCAAAGGTTCACAAAATGTAGGAACCGTTTTTTTAACTTCTACTTCAAATGCTATTGAAGAAGTAGTGGTAGTAGGAAAAGGAGTTGTCGACTTGGTAAAAGACCGAAAAACTCCTGTAGCTGTTTCAACTATTAAAGCGGCAGAAATTCAAGCAAAAATAGGATCAACAGATATTACACAAGCACTAGTAAATACTCCTTCTGTATATGTAGCGGGTCAAGCAGGTGGATTTGGTGATTCTAGAATTACCGTTCGTGGATTTCAACAAGACAACACAGCATTCTTATTAAATGGTCAACCAATTAATGGAATGGAAGACGGAAAAATGTATTGGTCTAACTGGTCAGGTATGGCTGATATTGCTAATGCTATTCAAATTCAAAGAGGTTTAGGTTCATCAAAATTAGCAATTTCTTCTGTTGGAGGAACTGTTAACTTTGTAACTAAAGCAACAGCAAAAAAAGAAGGTGGACAAGTGATGGCAACATTAGCAAATGATGACTATTTAAAAACAACTGCCATTTATAATACCGGTAAAAACGCTAAAGGTTGGGGAGCAAGTTTCATGTTCTCACAATGGAGTGGTGATGGATATGTTGAAGGAACTAAAGGAGAAGGTCAAACGTATTTTATTTCAGTAGGTTTCGAACCAAATGAAAAACATAATTTCAACTTTTTAGTTACAGGCGCACCACAATACCATGACCAAAACTTTACTAAACCAATTTCAGATTATTTAGGTTTTGGAAGAAAGTATAATAATAATTATGGTTATTTAAATGGTGAATATCTTTCGGAAAGAAGAAATTTTTACCACAAACCCGTTGCAAACTTTAACTGGGATTGGAAAATTAATGAAAAAATGAATCTTTCTACTGTTTTATATGCCTCTTGGGGAAGAGGTGGTGGAACAGGTAATTATGGACGTGGTAAAAAGAGCTTTACTGGATTTAATCCATATACCAATCAAAACCAGTCGACTTACATTAATTTTGACCAAATTTTTGCAAACAACTCAAATGATAATAACGGTATTGGAAGTAATGAAACTTCTGATCCAAACCGAAATAACAATTATTTAATTAGAGCTTCAATGAATAACCACGCTTGGTACGGAATGGTTTCTAACTTGAATACTAAATTAAATGAAAATTTAAGTTTAAATGTTGGTTTAGATTTAAGAACATACCACGGAGACCATTACAGACAAGTGTCTAATTTCTTAGGATTAAATGGGTGGTATGAAACAAGACCATTAAGGGATAATAACCATGTAATACCGAACCCTAACACTTTACCTATTGGCACAAATACTGTAACTCAATATATGCCTTCAGAGCCTTGGAAAGCATTTTTCAATACTATTGACGACAACCAAAAAATTGATTATGATTATAGCGAAACAATTTCTTATGGTGGTTTATTTGGACAATTAGAATATCAAAAAGAAAATGTTACTGCATTCTTCCAAGGAGCTATTTCAAATCAATCGCATCAAAGATTTGATTATTATGACTACCAAGAAGCTTATCAAGATTCTGAAAAAGTTAATAATATAGGATTCAATGTTAAAGGAGGCGGAAGTTATAATTTTGCAGAGAAACATACCGTTTATGGTAATGCAGGTTTTTACTCTCGTCAACCTTACCACGACAACATCTATTTAAACTTTACAAATGCAATAAACCCATTAACTTCAAATGAAGATATTTTAGGATTAGAAGCTGGTTATACATTTAAATCTAAAATTTTTACAACTAGTTTAAATTTATATAGAACTACTTGGGAAAATCGTGTAATTACAACTTCAGCTCCGGTAACAAGTAATACAACAATTGGTGGTGTAAATATTGCAGCTGGAGACATTGTTTATACCTCGAATTTAGGGGCTAAACAAGAACACATGGGTGTTGAATTAGATTTCATTTTCAAACCAATTGATCAATTAGAAATTAAAGGATTTGGTTCTTATGGTGACTGGAAATACAAAGGAAATGTTGTTACAAGACGATATGCAGAAGATTTAACATTCTTAGATGAAAACTTAAAAGATGTTGATGGAAGTAAAGTAGGTGATGCCGCTCAAACTACTTGGGGATTAGGAGCAAAATATGAAATCATTAAAAACTTTTCTATCGATATGGACTGGAGAAACTATGATAGATTATACGCAAATACAGTAACGAAAAACAACATTGAATTACCTAATTATGATTTAGTGGATGCTGGAATTTCATATAAAATGTTAGTTGGAAAAGATAAGAAAAACTCCGTAAACTTTAGAGTTAATATGAACAATATATTTGATGAAGTTTATCTTTCTGAAATTTCTGCAACAACTAGTACTGGTAACGTAGATGGATTATTCCCTACTAATGGAACCGATAAAGAATACAAAGGAATAAACGTTAAAAACAACGCTTACTTTGGCTGGGGAAGAACTTGGAACGTATCTATCTCTTACAAATTCTAA
- a CDS encoding class I SAM-dependent rRNA methyltransferase produces MRAKVILKKGKEKSIQRRHPWIFSGAVYGVTQELNDGEMVDVVDAQNQHLGTGYFSDKGSIVVRLLTFGEETFSENFWTEKLLSAWELRVKLLNIEITNAFRVIHGEGDGIPGLIIDYYDKNWVLQAHSSGIYYAVEEIAKAIQNSFPEYCDTIYCKSSGTLPNMGTDYFLFGNNQETIAKENNILFSVNWVEGQKTGFFLDQRENRKLLGEFSKGKKVLNTFCYTGGFSIYAMSAGAELVTSVDISQKAVDLAAKNMELNFPNANHKAVADDVFNFMKENHQIYDVIVLDPPAFAKSIKSKHTATQAYKRLNIAGFKALAPKGILFTFSCSQVIDDVLFYNTVAAAAIETGRTIRVLHKLEQGPDHPTNIYHPEGHYLKGLVLYVE; encoded by the coding sequence ATGAGAGCAAAAGTAATTTTAAAAAAAGGTAAAGAAAAATCAATTCAACGTCGTCATCCTTGGATTTTCAGTGGTGCGGTTTATGGTGTAACCCAAGAATTAAACGATGGGGAAATGGTAGATGTAGTTGACGCGCAAAACCAACATTTAGGAACAGGTTATTTCAGTGATAAAGGAAGTATTGTTGTTCGATTACTAACTTTTGGTGAGGAAACTTTTTCTGAGAACTTTTGGACCGAAAAATTACTATCGGCTTGGGAATTGCGTGTAAAGTTATTGAATATAGAAATAACCAATGCTTTTCGTGTGATTCATGGTGAAGGTGACGGAATACCAGGATTAATCATCGATTATTATGATAAAAATTGGGTGTTACAAGCCCATTCTTCTGGAATTTATTATGCGGTTGAAGAAATTGCAAAAGCTATCCAAAATTCATTTCCTGAGTATTGTGATACCATTTATTGTAAGAGTTCAGGAACTTTGCCTAATATGGGTACCGATTATTTTTTATTTGGGAATAACCAAGAGACCATTGCAAAAGAGAACAATATTTTGTTTTCAGTAAATTGGGTGGAAGGACAAAAAACAGGTTTCTTCTTAGACCAGCGTGAAAACCGAAAGTTATTAGGTGAATTCTCAAAAGGTAAAAAAGTATTGAATACGTTTTGTTATACAGGCGGATTTTCAATTTACGCAATGAGTGCTGGAGCTGAATTAGTTACATCAGTGGATATTTCTCAAAAAGCAGTGGATTTAGCGGCAAAAAATATGGAACTTAACTTTCCAAATGCCAATCACAAAGCTGTAGCAGACGATGTGTTCAACTTCATGAAAGAAAACCATCAAATTTATGATGTGATTGTATTAGACCCCCCGGCTTTTGCAAAAAGTATTAAAAGCAAACACACAGCTACACAAGCGTATAAACGATTAAACATTGCCGGATTTAAAGCTTTAGCACCCAAAGGAATTTTATTTACTTTTTCGTGCTCACAAGTGATAGACGATGTGTTGTTTTATAATACGGTTGCTGCTGCTGCTATTGAAACCGGTAGAACCATTCGAGTGTTACACAAATTAGAACAGGGTCCTGATCACCCAACGAATATTTACCATCCCGAAGGACATTACTTAAAAGGATTGGTTTTATATGTAGAATAA
- a CDS encoding fumarate hydratase, whose amino-acid sequence MDFIYQDPYPILKDDTSYKKLTSDYVKVEQLGDREILTVDPKGLELLAEEAMKDVSFMLRASHLEKLRKIIDDPEATDNDRFVAYNLLQNAVVAVEGELPSCQDTGTAIVMAKKGENVYTGVDDGEWLSKGIFNTYQNRNLRYSQIVPISMFEEKNSGSNLPAQIDIYAKKGSSYEFLFLAKGGGSANKTFLYQKTKSLLNEKSLDAFIRERIMDLGTAACPPYHLAIVIGGTSAEANLAAVKKASAGYYDNLPTSGNMAGQAFRDLEWEKRVQEICQESSIGAQFGGKYLTHDVRVIRLPRHAASCPVGMGVSCSADRNIKGKITKDGIFLEQLETNPKQFLPETAPHLEPAIEIDLNRPMKEVLAELSNYPIKTRLKLNGTLIVARDIAHAKIKELLDAGQPMPEYFKNHPVYYAGPAKTPDGMPSGSFGPTTAGRMDVYVDEFQAAGGSMIMLAKGNRSADVMNACNKYGGFYLGSIGGPAAILAKENILSVEVVDFPELGMEAVRKIEVKDFPAFIITDDKGNDFFSALSH is encoded by the coding sequence ATGGATTTTATATACCAAGACCCGTATCCTATTTTAAAAGACGATACGTCATACAAAAAATTAACTTCTGATTACGTTAAAGTAGAACAATTAGGAGATAGAGAAATCTTAACCGTAGATCCAAAAGGTTTAGAATTACTTGCCGAAGAAGCCATGAAAGACGTTTCTTTTATGTTACGTGCTTCGCATCTTGAAAAATTAAGAAAAATTATTGACGATCCAGAAGCTACAGACAACGACCGATTTGTAGCGTATAACCTATTACAAAATGCAGTTGTGGCCGTTGAAGGCGAATTACCTTCTTGTCAAGATACTGGAACAGCTATTGTAATGGCTAAAAAAGGAGAGAATGTGTATACTGGTGTGGACGATGGTGAATGGTTGTCTAAAGGTATTTTCAATACCTATCAAAATAGAAATTTACGTTATTCGCAAATTGTTCCTATTTCGATGTTTGAAGAGAAAAACTCGGGTTCAAACTTGCCTGCACAAATTGATATTTATGCTAAAAAAGGAAGTTCGTATGAGTTTTTATTTTTAGCTAAAGGGGGTGGTTCAGCAAATAAAACCTTCTTATACCAGAAAACAAAATCGTTATTAAACGAAAAATCATTAGATGCTTTTATCCGTGAACGCATCATGGATTTAGGAACTGCGGCTTGTCCGCCATACCACTTAGCAATCGTAATTGGTGGTACTTCGGCAGAAGCCAATTTAGCGGCTGTTAAAAAAGCTTCGGCAGGGTATTACGACAATTTACCTACTTCGGGTAACATGGCAGGTCAAGCTTTTCGTGACTTAGAGTGGGAAAAACGCGTACAAGAAATTTGTCAAGAAAGTTCCATTGGTGCCCAATTTGGAGGAAAATATCTAACACATGACGTTCGTGTTATTCGATTACCACGACATGCCGCTTCGTGTCCGGTTGGAATGGGTGTTTCGTGTTCGGCAGATCGAAACATCAAAGGAAAAATTACAAAAGACGGTATTTTCTTAGAGCAATTAGAAACTAATCCGAAACAGTTTTTACCTGAAACTGCTCCACATTTAGAACCAGCCATTGAAATTGACTTAAACCGTCCAATGAAAGAAGTATTGGCTGAATTATCAAACTATCCTATCAAAACCCGTTTAAAATTAAATGGTACATTGATTGTAGCTCGTGATATTGCGCACGCTAAAATTAAAGAATTGTTAGACGCCGGACAACCGATGCCTGAATATTTCAAAAATCACCCGGTGTATTATGCCGGACCAGCAAAAACGCCAGACGGAATGCCTTCTGGAAGTTTTGGACCAACTACAGCTGGACGTATGGACGTTTATGTAGACGAATTCCAAGCCGCAGGTGGAAGTATGATTATGTTAGCCAAAGGAAACCGTAGTGCTGATGTAATGAATGCTTGTAACAAATACGGCGGATTCTATTTAGGTTCTATTGGTGGACCTGCGGCTATTTTAGCAAAAGAAAACATCTTAAGTGTTGAAGTGGTAGATTTCCCTGAATTAGGAATGGAAGCCGTTCGCAAAATTGAAGTAAAAGATTTCCCTGCTTTCATTATTACAGATGATAAAGGAAATGATTTCTTTTCGGCATTAAGTCATTAA
- a CDS encoding nucleoside recognition domain-containing protein, producing the protein MVLSRFWLVIFISSILFIMVGLFTSQYYSIDYVLNGKKDEPILIAEKFINEFPKPLQDSILKADEKTFKVNIDTLNADTTYVFKNKTVKIYSGVQKSDGLLPTCKASLFDIILPLMAYLAFFCGLMELLIISGASEKLAKKLSPFFAQIFPSIPKNHESVSYMTLNFAANFLGLDSAATPFGLKAMESLQTLNPDKDRASDAQIMFMCLHAAGLTLIPTSIIGYRAAANAANPADVMLPCIITSFIGTIAALLLVGIRQRINFKSATLLVGLMSVIAAIVGLLFYINGLNLIEKNFFTSNLSAILLIAIIGLTLTYAFIKEKKFVEQKTTIFDAFVSGAKNGLTTGVTIFPYVLGMLAAISFFRNSGLFEMMSEGISVIFLNFNVSKEITDSLPVAMLRPFSSSGSRGFMIDAMNNFGPDSLTGRLSSIFQCSAETTFYVIAVYFGSINVKNTRYTLATMLLVDLICVITAIAVASWFFVR; encoded by the coding sequence ATGGTTTTAAGCAGATTTTGGTTGGTCATTTTTATTTCTTCTATCCTATTTATCATGGTAGGTTTATTCACTTCACAATATTATTCCATTGATTATGTGTTAAATGGAAAAAAAGACGAACCCATTTTAATCGCTGAAAAATTCATAAATGAATTCCCAAAACCATTACAAGATTCAATCTTAAAAGCGGATGAAAAAACCTTTAAAGTAAATATCGATACGTTAAATGCGGATACTACTTATGTTTTTAAAAACAAAACCGTAAAAATATACAGTGGAGTACAAAAATCAGACGGATTATTACCTACTTGTAAAGCGAGTTTATTCGACATCATTTTACCCTTAATGGCGTATTTAGCTTTCTTTTGTGGTTTAATGGAATTGCTTATCATTTCAGGTGCTTCCGAGAAATTAGCCAAAAAATTAAGTCCGTTTTTTGCACAAATATTTCCATCCATTCCTAAAAACCATGAATCGGTTTCTTACATGACGTTAAATTTTGCTGCTAACTTTTTAGGATTAGATTCGGCTGCAACTCCTTTCGGCTTAAAAGCCATGGAAAGTTTACAAACCTTAAACCCAGATAAAGACCGTGCTAGTGATGCTCAAATCATGTTTATGTGTTTGCATGCCGCAGGTTTAACCTTAATTCCCACTTCTATCATTGGGTATAGAGCCGCCGCTAATGCTGCCAATCCAGCCGATGTAATGTTACCTTGCATCATCACTTCGTTTATTGGAACCATAGCCGCTTTATTATTGGTTGGAATTCGTCAACGCATTAACTTCAAAAGTGCCACGTTGTTAGTCGGACTAATGTCGGTTATTGCTGCAATTGTCGGACTTTTGTTTTACATTAACGGATTGAACCTTATAGAGAAAAACTTCTTTACCTCTAACCTATCAGCTATTTTATTAATTGCTATTATTGGATTAACATTAACCTATGCTTTCATCAAAGAGAAAAAATTTGTGGAACAAAAAACCACTATTTTCGATGCATTTGTTTCGGGGGCAAAAAACGGTTTAACAACCGGTGTTACTATCTTTCCTTATGTGTTAGGCATGTTAGCGGCTATTTCATTCTTTAGAAACAGCGGTTTGTTTGAAATGATGAGTGAAGGCATTTCGGTTATTTTCCTAAATTTTAATGTAAGTAAAGAAATCACCGATTCGTTACCAGTAGCTATGTTGCGTCCTTTTAGTTCGAGTGGTTCGAGAGGATTTATGATTGACGCCATGAATAACTTTGGTCCCGATTCCTTAACAGGTCGTTTGAGTTCCATTTTCCAATGCAGTGCCGAAACCACGTTTTATGTGATTGCCGTCTATTTTGGAAGTATAAACGTGAAAAACACCAGATATACCTTAGCCACCATGTTACTTGTGGACTTAATTTGTGTGATTACGGCAATTGCTGTGGCGAGTTGGTTTTTTGTGAGATAA